One Candidatus Eremiobacteraceae bacterium DNA segment encodes these proteins:
- a CDS encoding electron transfer flavoprotein subunit alpha/FixB family protein — protein MIYVEQEQGALRRIGFEMATKGADIAKSLSVPSIGVVLGSGAGAAAEQLKSTPLDVIAVGEDVPVEKYLLDPAVDALETLLKEKGPSYVLFPASNAGKDLAARIAVRLDAGVITEATDLTVTDGALVAQSPKFGGSAIATITFKDSTYGVVLCRPNSFASRKEPGKGEVVALPAPPAKQYAAVIEERVAQEAGAVGVDEASVVVSGGRGLGGPEHFDIIEALAAALGGAVGASRAAVDAGWISHSHQVGQTGKSVAPQLYIACGISGAIQHKVGMRSSGTIVAINKDPNAPIFEFCDLGVVGDIFQIVPALTQLVKERKGNG, from the coding sequence AAAGTCATTGAGTGTGCCGTCGATTGGAGTCGTTCTCGGTTCGGGCGCGGGCGCTGCCGCGGAACAACTGAAGTCCACCCCGCTCGACGTGATAGCCGTCGGTGAGGACGTGCCGGTAGAGAAGTACTTGCTCGACCCAGCGGTGGACGCCCTCGAAACTTTGCTTAAAGAGAAGGGGCCGTCTTACGTGTTGTTTCCGGCGAGCAACGCCGGAAAAGATCTGGCGGCGCGCATCGCCGTACGTCTCGACGCGGGCGTCATCACCGAAGCCACGGATCTCACGGTCACAGACGGCGCGCTGGTCGCGCAGTCTCCGAAATTCGGCGGCTCGGCGATCGCAACTATCACGTTCAAGGACTCGACCTACGGAGTCGTGTTGTGCCGGCCGAATTCGTTCGCATCGCGCAAGGAGCCCGGAAAGGGCGAGGTCGTCGCGTTGCCCGCACCCCCCGCCAAACAGTATGCCGCGGTGATCGAAGAGCGCGTCGCCCAGGAAGCCGGAGCGGTCGGCGTCGACGAGGCGTCCGTGGTGGTTTCCGGCGGCCGGGGTCTTGGGGGGCCAGAGCACTTCGACATCATAGAGGCGCTTGCCGCGGCGCTTGGCGGAGCGGTCGGCGCGTCGCGCGCCGCAGTGGATGCAGGCTGGATTTCCCACAGTCATCAAGTCGGACAGACCGGAAAATCGGTCGCGCCGCAACTCTACATCGCGTGTGGCATTTCCGGCGCGATCCAGCATAAGGTAGGCATGCGCAGCTCGGGCACGATCGTGGCCATCAACAAGGATCCAAACGCGCCTATTTTTGAGTTCTGCGACCTCGGCGTCGTGGGCGACATCTTCCAGATCGTGCCGGCTTTGACGCAACTTGTCAAGGAACGCAAGGGTAATGGTTGA